From the Roseofilum casamattae BLCC-M143 genome, one window contains:
- a CDS encoding BolA family protein, with protein sequence MIDPAAVEAMIKAKLPDAQVQLQDMTGGGDHYQAVVISSEFEGIRMVQQHQLVYAAVQEAMASNAIHALGLKTYTPAQYAAAQ encoded by the coding sequence ATGATCGATCCGGCTGCAGTGGAAGCGATGATTAAAGCCAAACTCCCCGACGCACAAGTTCAACTCCAAGATATGACTGGAGGTGGGGATCATTATCAAGCGGTTGTTATCTCGTCTGAGTTTGAGGGCATCCGCATGGTTCAGCAGCATCAACTGGTTTATGCTGCGGTGCAAGAGGCCATGGCAAGTAATGCGATTCATGCTTTGGGCTTGAAGACTTATACCCCCGCCCAGTACGCAGCCGCTCAGTAA
- the thyD gene encoding thylakoid membrane protein ThyD: MKIAVTGATGFVGQALVKALLARGDKVLVFTRSADKAKHLLGADVEIVSYPVTVGGEWQGKITGCDAVVNLAGAPIADERWTAQRQQVLRESRILGTEQLVQAIAQSAEKPQVLINTSAIGYYGTSETAVFDESSAPGNDFLAKLCVEWEEQANKVTEYGVRSVILRFGIVVGDGGAIAKMVPPFMLFAGGPIGEGRQWFSWIHINDLVQLILFALDRQEIQGTFNATAPNPVRMNELCAILGKVLNRPSWLPVPGFVLETLLGDGAKVVLEGQNVLPKQTLDSGFTFQYPTLEPALRKVLT; encoded by the coding sequence ATGAAAATCGCAGTTACCGGGGCAACCGGGTTCGTCGGACAAGCTTTAGTGAAAGCACTGCTAGCACGAGGGGACAAAGTTCTCGTCTTCACGCGCAGTGCTGACAAAGCCAAACATTTATTGGGAGCTGATGTGGAAATTGTCAGCTATCCGGTGACTGTGGGTGGAGAATGGCAAGGGAAGATTACTGGATGCGATGCTGTGGTGAACTTGGCAGGCGCTCCTATTGCCGACGAGCGCTGGACGGCGCAGCGCCAACAAGTCTTGCGCGAAAGTCGGATTTTAGGTACCGAGCAACTGGTGCAAGCGATCGCTCAATCTGCCGAGAAACCCCAAGTACTGATTAACACGTCTGCTATTGGCTATTACGGTACCAGCGAAACCGCAGTCTTTGACGAGTCTTCGGCTCCCGGAAATGATTTTCTGGCCAAGCTGTGCGTGGAGTGGGAAGAGCAGGCAAATAAAGTGACCGAGTATGGCGTGCGATCGGTTATTTTGCGCTTCGGTATCGTCGTTGGCGATGGAGGAGCGATCGCGAAAATGGTTCCCCCGTTTATGCTCTTTGCTGGCGGCCCCATTGGTGAAGGCCGCCAGTGGTTTTCCTGGATCCATATCAACGATCTAGTACAGTTAATTCTCTTTGCTCTAGATCGCCAAGAAATCCAAGGTACATTTAATGCTACCGCTCCCAACCCCGTGCGCATGAACGAACTGTGCGCCATACTCGGCAAAGTCCTCAACCGGCCCAGTTGGCTTCCCGTACCCGGTTTCGTCCTGGAAACCCTGTTAGGCGATGGGGCAAAAGTGGTGCTCGAAGGCCAAAATGTCTTGCCCAAACAAACCTTAGACTCGGGATTTACCTTCCAATATCCGACCCTAGAACCGGCACTGCGAAAGGTTTTGACCTAA
- a CDS encoding metallophosphoesterase family protein gives MTGATARRIFIGDIHGHYEGLMHLLEAIAPGESDRIYFLGDLIDRGPQSAQVVNFVSQSNYPCIRGNHEQLLIDSFPDGKINYPALQGWLYSGGQATLSSYEDANKLLDHLQWILELPLYQDLGDVWLVHAGVHPDFSIDEQGEYEFCWIRDEFHSIPQPYFPDKTIIVGHTITFTFPGVSPGQVAGGHGWLGIDTGAYHRRSGWLTGLDWTNQQVHQVNVYEKTERTFPLAESITFVQPEAIIPRHSLAAR, from the coding sequence ATGACAGGAGCAACGGCGCGACGGATTTTTATTGGCGACATCCACGGCCATTATGAAGGATTAATGCATCTTTTGGAGGCGATCGCCCCTGGAGAGAGCGATCGCATTTACTTTCTCGGAGACCTCATCGATCGCGGCCCCCAGAGCGCGCAAGTCGTAAACTTTGTCTCGCAAAGCAATTATCCCTGCATTCGCGGCAATCACGAACAATTGCTCATCGATAGTTTTCCCGATGGGAAAATTAATTATCCTGCTTTGCAAGGGTGGCTCTACAGCGGCGGACAAGCAACTCTGTCTAGTTATGAGGATGCCAATAAACTACTCGACCACCTGCAATGGATCTTGGAACTGCCGCTTTACCAAGACTTAGGTGATGTTTGGCTCGTCCATGCTGGAGTTCACCCAGACTTCTCCATTGACGAACAAGGGGAATACGAATTCTGTTGGATTCGAGATGAATTTCACAGCATCCCCCAACCTTATTTTCCCGATAAAACGATTATTGTCGGCCATACCATTACGTTTACCTTTCCTGGAGTCTCTCCGGGACAAGTGGCTGGAGGTCACGGATGGTTGGGTATCGATACGGGAGCTTATCATCGCCGCAGTGGTTGGTTAACCGGTTTGGACTGGACCAATCAACAAGTCCATCAAGTTAATGTCTATGAGAAAACCGAACGCACGTTCCCTCTAGCAGAGAGTATAACTTTTGTGCAACCGGAAGCGATTATTCCCCGCCATTCTCTAGCGGCGCGTTAG
- a CDS encoding DUF1995 family protein: protein MTSLPQTLDEAIAQAKEATLQALQDGQTLVQVELVFPEIALQAQNLAEQFIPVLQELGDRPKILFPDTGAAALARRDWGDVPFKVGDLGSKRSPIEAQVDAEDSSFLVVNASSVEVPQVETLVNLAGDRPVVLLIPRLEDVSIVGIGYAARQLRERFLSQIYSCYYIRPLPGAALYRCYPSSWQVWLEREEKYELLAEQPQKPGGEALEQLLITATTGQEDADAPAPTAQPRGGFFGELERFIKALTQ, encoded by the coding sequence ATGACCTCACTACCACAAACATTAGACGAGGCGATCGCCCAAGCCAAAGAAGCGACCCTGCAAGCTCTGCAAGACGGCCAAACCTTAGTGCAAGTCGAGCTAGTCTTCCCGGAAATCGCCTTACAAGCCCAGAATTTAGCCGAGCAATTTATACCCGTGCTGCAAGAGTTGGGCGATCGGCCGAAAATTCTGTTTCCCGACACCGGAGCGGCTGCTCTGGCGCGCCGAGACTGGGGAGATGTTCCCTTTAAGGTGGGAGACCTAGGCAGCAAGCGATCGCCCATAGAAGCGCAAGTAGACGCGGAAGATAGCAGTTTTCTGGTGGTGAATGCATCCTCAGTAGAAGTGCCGCAAGTCGAAACCCTAGTCAATCTGGCGGGCGATCGCCCCGTTGTCTTGCTAATTCCGAGATTAGAAGATGTTTCCATCGTCGGTATCGGCTATGCGGCTCGGCAACTGCGCGAGAGATTTCTCAGCCAAATCTACTCCTGCTACTACATCCGTCCGCTACCCGGTGCGGCCCTCTACCGGTGCTATCCTTCTTCCTGGCAAGTTTGGTTAGAGCGAGAGGAAAAGTACGAGCTTCTCGCGGAACAACCGCAAAAACCCGGAGGTGAAGCCCTAGAACAATTACTGATTACCGCAACAACTGGGCAAGAAGACGCAGACGCTCCCGCTCCAACAGCGCAACCGAGGGGGGGATTTTTCGGAGAATTAGAACGCTTTATTAAAGCTTTGACTCAATAG
- a CDS encoding DUF433 domain-containing protein, protein MLTLSYPHIEKKDGEPARLQRLPRIRVTQIVMDYLSYGWSVDEICRQHPYLHPAEAYAAMAYYFDNQADMDLEIGQEWEQVEADRTRASKSPFYTRMKAKGVL, encoded by the coding sequence ATGTTGACTCTAAGTTATCCACATATTGAAAAAAAGGACGGCGAACCGGCGAGACTGCAACGTCTACCTCGAATTAGAGTCACACAAATTGTTATGGATTACCTTAGCTATGGTTGGTCTGTAGACGAAATTTGTCGCCAGCATCCTTATTTACATCCAGCAGAAGCTTATGCTGCTATGGCATACTATTTCGATAATCAAGCTGATATGGATCTTGAGATTGGGCAAGAATGGGAACAGGTTGAAGCCGATCGAACACGAGCCTCTAAGTCACCTTTCTATACTCGGATGAAGGCGAAAGGAGTATTGTAA
- a CDS encoding DUF5615 family PIN-like protein, which translates to MAINLYMDVHVPQAITNQLRRRGVDVLTAFEDDSQELPDDLLLERVTELKRVLFTQDIRFRVLAERWQAEGKLFSGLIFGHQLGGTIGQFVQDLELIATASEPDEWVNAVEYIPFK; encoded by the coding sequence GTGGCGATTAATTTATATATGGATGTTCATGTTCCTCAAGCCATTACCAATCAATTACGTCGTCGCGGTGTTGATGTGCTCACAGCATTTGAGGATGACAGTCAAGAACTTCCCGACGATCTTCTTTTAGAGAGGGTAACAGAACTCAAGCGCGTTCTTTTTACTCAAGATATTCGCTTTCGCGTTTTAGCTGAACGTTGGCAGGCAGAAGGTAAGCTATTTTCAGGCTTAATTTTTGGACATCAACTCGGCGGCACAATTGGTCAGTTTGTTCAAGATTTAGAATTAATTGCTACAGCATCAGAACCGGATGAGTGGGTCAATGCGGTTGAGTATATTCCCTTTAAGTGA
- a CDS encoding HEPN domain-containing protein: protein MLPCGRNDKHLTGLDIIYIEDRFLNLVRALEVYCRCHISGELMPLKEFASIKRKIAQLAMEILDESTSKWFSQNGDSEKDVKKSFKVWLNYKLSNYKTLQDKLLEILEGLSDLKIEDSLARPNDEIANKITKMRNHFTHYSNRKTLKEFDMVELIDITCLIEYIVQGILLRDIGIPLTYLKDNPYYIGRMKDIRDRFSIS, encoded by the coding sequence TTGCTTCCCTGCGGTCGCAATGACAAGCATTTAACCGGACTTGATATCATTTATATTGAAGATCGTTTTCTAAATCTAGTCAGAGCATTAGAAGTCTACTGTAGATGTCATATTTCTGGCGAACTAATGCCTCTCAAAGAGTTTGCTAGTATCAAGCGTAAAATAGCACAACTTGCTATGGAGATATTAGATGAAAGTACTAGCAAATGGTTTTCCCAAAATGGGGATAGTGAAAAGGACGTTAAAAAAAGCTTTAAAGTATGGTTAAACTATAAATTAAGCAATTATAAGACATTGCAGGATAAGCTCCTAGAAATTTTAGAGGGTTTATCTGATTTGAAAATTGAAGATAGTCTCGCTCGACCTAATGATGAAATTGCCAACAAGATAACTAAGATGAGAAATCATTTCACTCACTATAGTAACAGAAAAACTTTGAAGGAATTTGATATGGTTGAACTAATAGATATTACTTGTTTAATTGAATATATAGTGCAGGGTATTTTACTTCGAGACATAGGAATTCCCTTAACTTATCTTAAAGATAATCCCTACTATATCGGTAGAATGAAAGATATTCGCGATCGTTTCTCTATCTCTTGA
- the glyS gene encoding glycine--tRNA ligase subunit beta — protein MSTFLLEVGTEELPADFLSSAIAQWRDRIPSTLAEQFLEPTDISIYNTPRRLAVTIDGLPPQQSDREEEIKGPPAKAAFKDGKPTKAAEGFAKKQGVRVEDFQIRPTEKGDFVFIQKQIPGRATSEILTELIPQWILGLEGRRFMCWGNGSIRFPRPIRWLVALWGSEVLSVVLENGSEQISSDRISYGHRVLHPQAIAIENASEYLQSMESGFISVNPDERQAVIQTQIEECARKIGGYIPISPSLLQEVTNLVEYPTAVIGQFDEDFLQLPVEVSTMVMESHQRYFPVFKSSDSPELLPYFITISNGDPAKSETIARGNGRVIRARLADGQFFYQADLSKPLETYVDALKTVTFQEKLGSVLDKVERIRSVVKIVVEQLKLSAEEGQLCDRAAFLCKADLVTQMVYEFPELQGVMGEKYAIASGEPEAVATGIVEHYLPKGAGDSLPQTTVGQVVGISDRLDTLIGIFSLAMIPTGSSDPFALRRAANAIVSITWNANLPLNLNRLIEDIIAASWTDSETAELQGSLIEFFQQRIRTQLQDEKSIDYDLVNAVLGEDDPDYAQRVLSDLLDALKRAEFLQQIRNSGQLDQIYETVNRSTRLGAKGSLDKQTLDPVGVVNPELFEQDSERAFYDAIVAIVPQTERCQATRNYQDLVDALTEIAPTVSRFFDGEDSVLVMADDPHIQTNRLNLLGILRNHARVLADFGAIVKSM, from the coding sequence ATGTCTACATTTCTTTTAGAAGTCGGTACCGAAGAACTGCCTGCGGATTTTCTCTCGAGCGCGATCGCTCAATGGCGCGATCGCATTCCGTCTACTTTGGCCGAACAGTTCCTGGAACCGACCGATATCTCGATCTACAATACCCCCCGTCGGTTGGCAGTCACCATCGACGGATTGCCGCCACAACAAAGCGATCGCGAAGAAGAAATTAAAGGCCCGCCAGCGAAAGCGGCGTTTAAAGACGGGAAACCGACGAAAGCAGCGGAAGGGTTTGCCAAAAAACAAGGAGTCCGAGTCGAAGATTTCCAGATCCGACCCACGGAGAAAGGAGATTTTGTCTTTATCCAGAAACAGATTCCCGGCCGGGCCACTAGCGAGATTTTAACCGAACTGATTCCGCAGTGGATTTTGGGACTTGAAGGTCGGCGATTTATGTGTTGGGGAAATGGGTCGATTCGTTTTCCCCGTCCCATCCGCTGGTTGGTGGCGCTTTGGGGAAGTGAAGTCTTATCGGTTGTGTTAGAAAATGGTTCCGAACAGATTTCTAGCGATCGCATTTCCTACGGCCATCGCGTTTTACATCCACAGGCGATCGCGATCGAGAATGCTTCCGAGTATCTCCAGTCCATGGAATCCGGTTTCATTAGCGTTAATCCCGACGAGCGACAGGCGGTTATTCAAACGCAAATTGAAGAGTGCGCGCGCAAAATCGGCGGATATATTCCCATTTCTCCATCCCTATTGCAAGAAGTAACCAATCTGGTGGAATATCCAACCGCAGTTATCGGTCAGTTTGATGAAGATTTTCTCCAACTTCCGGTAGAAGTCAGCACTATGGTAATGGAGTCCCATCAACGGTATTTCCCGGTATTTAAATCGTCCGACTCGCCGGAATTACTCCCTTATTTTATTACCATTTCTAATGGCGATCCGGCGAAATCGGAGACCATCGCTCGCGGAAATGGTCGCGTGATTCGCGCTAGGTTGGCTGACGGACAGTTTTTCTATCAAGCGGACTTATCGAAACCGTTAGAAACTTATGTGGATGCGCTGAAAACCGTCACCTTTCAGGAAAAACTTGGCTCGGTTCTAGATAAAGTGGAGCGCATTCGCTCGGTAGTTAAGATCGTCGTCGAGCAACTGAAATTGAGCGCTGAAGAAGGTCAGTTATGCGATCGCGCCGCATTCTTGTGCAAAGCCGATTTGGTGACGCAAATGGTCTACGAATTTCCGGAACTGCAAGGAGTAATGGGGGAAAAATATGCGATCGCCAGCGGCGAACCGGAAGCGGTTGCAACGGGGATTGTGGAGCATTATTTACCGAAAGGAGCGGGCGATAGTCTGCCGCAAACCACGGTAGGACAAGTTGTGGGAATTAGCGATCGCCTGGATACTTTAATTGGTATTTTTAGTTTGGCAATGATTCCCACCGGTTCCTCCGATCCCTTTGCCCTAAGACGGGCGGCAAATGCTATTGTGAGCATTACCTGGAATGCTAATTTACCTCTGAATCTGAATCGCCTGATTGAAGATATTATTGCCGCGAGTTGGACGGATAGCGAGACCGCAGAATTGCAAGGGTCGTTAATTGAGTTTTTCCAACAACGAATTCGCACTCAATTGCAAGATGAAAAATCCATTGACTACGATTTAGTTAATGCGGTTTTGGGAGAAGACGACCCCGATTACGCGCAACGGGTATTATCCGATTTACTCGATGCCCTCAAACGAGCCGAATTTCTGCAACAGATTCGCAATTCCGGGCAGTTAGACCAAATTTATGAAACCGTGAATCGCTCCACTCGTTTGGGTGCGAAAGGCAGTTTAGATAAACAAACTCTCGACCCCGTTGGAGTAGTAAATCCGGAGTTATTCGAGCAAGATTCCGAACGAGCTTTTTACGATGCGATCGTGGCAATTGTTCCGCAAACCGAACGCTGTCAAGCCACCCGAAATTATCAAGATCTAGTTGATGCCTTAACCGAAATTGCGCCGACAGTAAGTCGCTTTTTTGATGGAGAAGATAGCGTCTTAGTCATGGCAGACGATCCGCATATTCAAACCAATCGTTTAAACCTGTTAGGAATCTTGCGCAATCACGCGCGAGTCTTGGCTGATTTTGGCGCTATTGTTAAATCAATGTAA
- a CDS encoding RsmB/NOP family class I SAM-dependent RNA methyltransferase, which yields MSAKLLKKFSDRCFSNLEEKERFLASFNSPAPLHPCILWCDDPPDPHPFAIEPREPWQPKRVDRLSIGEQPGKHPAHQRGAYYCLDFSSVFAASPLLTLPENVKVAIDVCAAPGGKSLLAWQLLHPQLLLSNEVVGKRLGTLVANLKRCQVSHFSPEERGAIATQLDPQRLAEYFPESADIVLVDAPCSGQSLLLKGKKVPGCFHPVTLNRNANRQKRIIGNAARLVAPGGYLLYMTCTYSVPENEGVCQWLQKHYPQFQPIEVAHLGAYQSHLGQFPCYRLWPQQGLGAGAFTALFQNRSSGQQSAISWEMLQECDRFFRE from the coding sequence GTGTCTGCAAAACTACTAAAGAAATTTAGCGATCGCTGTTTCAGCAATCTTGAGGAAAAAGAGCGATTTCTGGCCAGTTTCAATTCTCCCGCGCCACTGCATCCCTGCATTCTCTGGTGCGACGATCCGCCCGATCCGCATCCCTTTGCTATCGAACCCCGAGAACCTTGGCAACCGAAACGAGTCGATCGCCTCAGCATCGGCGAACAACCGGGAAAACATCCGGCTCACCAACGAGGTGCTTATTATTGTTTGGACTTCTCCTCTGTCTTTGCTGCTTCGCCCTTGTTGACCTTACCAGAGAACGTTAAGGTCGCGATTGATGTTTGCGCGGCTCCTGGAGGAAAAAGCCTCTTAGCATGGCAGCTTCTGCATCCGCAGTTGCTCTTATCCAATGAAGTGGTAGGCAAGCGCTTGGGAACCTTAGTTGCCAATCTCAAACGCTGTCAGGTCAGTCATTTCAGCCCGGAGGAACGGGGAGCGATCGCCACCCAACTCGATCCGCAACGACTGGCAGAGTATTTCCCCGAAAGTGCGGACATCGTCCTCGTCGATGCACCGTGTAGCGGTCAATCTCTATTATTGAAAGGGAAAAAAGTACCGGGATGCTTTCACCCCGTTACTTTAAATCGGAATGCCAACCGACAAAAACGGATTATTGGCAACGCCGCTCGACTCGTGGCACCTGGCGGCTACTTGTTGTACATGACCTGTACTTATTCCGTACCTGAAAACGAGGGAGTTTGTCAGTGGTTGCAGAAACACTATCCCCAGTTTCAGCCCATTGAAGTAGCTCATCTAGGGGCGTACCAGTCCCACCTCGGTCAGTTTCCTTGCTACCGCTTGTGGCCGCAACAAGGGCTGGGAGCGGGAGCATTTACCGCACTGTTCCAGAATAGGAGTTCGGGGCAACAGTCGGCGATATCTTGGGAGATGTTGCAAGAGTGCGATCGCTTTTTTCGGGAATAG
- a CDS encoding sensor histidine kinase, whose protein sequence is MTEVLNNVLENALKYTPTSREIYVQVPYPAPERPLAIAISDSGPGIPAEDCDRIFDRHYRGIQANGDLPGTGLGLAIAKDPIEQMQGTINVFSPAIYPPNTTKGTTFIITLPIP, encoded by the coding sequence TTGACTGAAGTTCTAAATAATGTCCTGGAAAATGCACTAAAATACACTCCAACTTCTAGAGAAATTTACGTGCAAGTCCCTTATCCTGCTCCCGAGCGTCCCCTGGCCATCGCCATTAGCGATAGCGGTCCCGGTATTCCAGCAGAAGATTGCGATCGCATCTTCGATCGCCACTACCGAGGCATTCAAGCTAATGGCGATCTTCCGGGGACTGGGTTGGGTTTGGCGATCGCGAAAGACCCGATCGAACAAATGCAGGGAACCATAAACGTCTTTAGTCCTGCCATTTATCCTCCCAACACAACCAAAGGGACTACATTTATTATTACCCTACCCATCCCATAA
- a CDS encoding PEP-CTERM sorting domain-containing protein (PEP-CTERM proteins occur, often in large numbers, in the proteomes of bacteria that also encode an exosortase, a predicted intramembrane cysteine proteinase. The presence of a PEP-CTERM domain at a protein's C-terminus predicts cleavage within the sorting domain, followed by covalent anchoring to some some component of the (usually Gram-negative) cell surface. Many PEP-CTERM proteins exhibit an unusual sequence composition that includes large numbers of potential glycosylation sites. Expression of one such protein has been shown restore the ability of a bacterium to form floc, a type of biofilm.), whose product MSVPEPTSIISLLTVGSLFISGVLKSPKENQ is encoded by the coding sequence ATTTCAGTCCCAGAACCGACTAGCATTATTTCTCTTCTCACTGTTGGTTCTCTGTTCATCAGTGGTGTATTGAAGAGTCCGAAAGAGAATCAATAG
- a CDS encoding sensor histidine kinase gives MLRPASAEFVELCRSQITLLTQSFGASLSAVYLTERYPDRSSAQPIPIAVYPDLAQPGKASEPLALQPSDPQPQQLTPRYEATVDPTLEEVSAEPDRLILPLIEGKMLMGFLVTQRKDRQWNQLERDQIQHITQTLTIACLLDQRSQWLEHRDRENARTRSQRQDLFHNFLHQFRNPLTALGTFSKLLLKRLPLPDPHRSIAESLLRESDRLQTLLQNFSQAMDALDRFPDAEGETLLPDPSPVGQLPPSSSLGTMRLNLEAYAIAEILDPLLLSIAAIAEERHLRLHRQIIPNLPLVEVDANALTEVLNNVLENALKYTPTSGEIYVQVPYPAPERPLAIAISDSGPGIPAEDCDRIFDRHYRGIQADGDLPGTGLGLAIAKDLIEQMQGTINVFSPAIYPSNATKGTTFVITLPIP, from the coding sequence ATGTTAAGGCCTGCCAGTGCCGAGTTTGTCGAACTGTGTCGATCGCAAATTACTTTACTGACTCAATCGTTCGGAGCGTCGCTGAGTGCAGTGTATCTGACCGAACGCTATCCCGATCGCTCTTCCGCTCAACCGATCCCGATCGCCGTTTATCCCGATCTGGCTCAACCGGGTAAGGCCTCGGAACCTCTAGCCCTACAACCTTCTGACCCGCAACCGCAACAACTGACCCCTCGCTATGAAGCAACGGTCGATCCGACGTTAGAAGAAGTTTCGGCAGAACCCGATCGCTTAATTTTACCGCTTATTGAAGGAAAAATGCTGATGGGTTTTTTAGTGACTCAGCGCAAAGATCGTCAGTGGAATCAGTTGGAGCGAGACCAGATTCAGCATATTACGCAAACGCTGACGATCGCCTGTTTGCTCGATCAGCGGTCTCAATGGTTGGAGCATCGCGATCGCGAAAACGCCAGAACCAGGTCGCAACGCCAGGATTTGTTCCATAACTTTCTGCATCAGTTTCGCAATCCTCTGACTGCCTTGGGCACCTTTAGCAAACTGCTGCTGAAACGCTTGCCACTTCCCGATCCGCACCGCTCGATCGCCGAAAGCCTATTACGAGAGAGCGATCGCCTGCAAACTTTGTTACAAAATTTCAGCCAAGCCATGGATGCATTGGATCGCTTTCCCGATGCTGAAGGAGAAACTCTGCTGCCCGATCCCTCTCCAGTCGGTCAATTGCCTCCTTCCTCTTCTCTCGGAACGATGCGTTTGAATTTAGAGGCTTATGCCATTGCCGAAATTTTAGATCCGCTCTTGCTCTCGATTGCAGCCATTGCTGAAGAACGCCATCTGAGGTTACATCGGCAGATAATTCCCAATCTACCTTTAGTGGAAGTGGATGCTAATGCTTTGACTGAAGTTCTAAATAATGTCCTGGAAAATGCACTAAAGTATACTCCAACTTCCGGAGAAATTTACGTGCAAGTCCCTTACCCCGCTCCCGAGCGTCCCCTGGCCATCGCCATTAGCGATAGCGGTCCCGGTATTCCAGCAGAAGATTGCGATCGCATCTTCGATCGCCACTACCGAGGCATTCAAGCCGATGGCGATCTTCCGGGGACTGGGTTGGGTTTGGCGATCGCGAAAGACCTGATCGAACAAATGCAGGGAACCATAAACGTCTTCAGTCCTGCGATCTATCCTTCCAATGCTACCAAAGGAACAACGTTCGTTATTACCCTACCCATCCCATAG
- a CDS encoding DUF3155 domain-containing protein, producing the protein MARRRKRKSRRRQEGRRILEQVPQYSIESGEDKPVTAARKFIRARGIIPPALLLVKRNEHTTDRYFWAEKGLFGAQYVEENHFLFPSLKHPEDLHPPLLLGGPLTPSKV; encoded by the coding sequence TTGGCTAGGAGACGCAAGCGTAAGAGCCGCCGCCGTCAAGAAGGACGTCGCATTCTTGAACAGGTTCCTCAGTATAGCATTGAAAGTGGCGAAGATAAACCGGTGACTGCCGCCCGCAAGTTCATCCGTGCTCGAGGAATAATTCCCCCCGCTCTCTTATTGGTTAAGCGGAACGAGCATACCACAGATCGCTACTTTTGGGCAGAGAAGGGTTTATTCGGCGCTCAGTATGTCGAGGAAAACCACTTTCTGTTTCCGAGTCTGAAACATCCAGAAGATTTGCATCCTCCCTTATTACTGGGCGGGCCTTTAACTCCCAGCAAAGTATAA
- a CDS encoding cofactor assembly of complex C subunit B — protein sequence MTLNHPGLISLLVLTLLLSIGLFFFIKASVKDRTEELTLMTNATEDELLPSIRDYFDDRAYRLAGLDRATQQITFEGVVRPSWFLTIFLSCLAALGLLCTEFVVFTLWSGFPPILWMGVLLAPTAGWFYWKGAGRTEQVQLQVQSLECSDNSNTTMQSIIAVRAHRDELAELEKTLSSRFLVSDAF from the coding sequence ATGACCCTCAACCATCCCGGACTCATTTCCTTATTGGTACTCACGCTCTTACTCTCTATCGGCTTATTTTTCTTTATCAAAGCTTCGGTCAAAGACCGTACTGAAGAGCTGACATTAATGACGAATGCGACTGAAGACGAATTGCTGCCATCGATCCGCGACTACTTCGACGATCGCGCCTATCGTCTGGCAGGCCTCGATCGCGCTACGCAACAAATTACCTTTGAAGGCGTTGTCCGGCCCAGTTGGTTCCTAACCATTTTTCTTTCCTGCTTAGCCGCTTTAGGATTGTTGTGTACCGAGTTTGTTGTCTTCACGCTCTGGTCGGGCTTTCCTCCCATATTGTGGATGGGAGTGCTTCTTGCCCCAACGGCAGGTTGGTTTTATTGGAAAGGAGCGGGACGCACCGAGCAAGTGCAACTCCAAGTTCAGTCCCTAGAGTGCTCCGACAACTCCAATACAACGATGCAGAGTATCATAGCTGTCAGAGCGCACCGGGATGAGCTAGCCGAACTTGAGAAAACCCTGTCATCGCGCTTTTTGGTAAGTGATGCGTTTTAG